The Helianthus annuus cultivar XRQ/B chromosome 16, HanXRQr2.0-SUNRISE, whole genome shotgun sequence genome includes a window with the following:
- the LOC110942688 gene encoding E3 ubiquitin-protein ligase RNF167-like, whose product MSCSYAVVDRVSRTFVIVNATTADHVDVLLELKPDSSVTVHNYNIEDIINRVWYDDGTPYRILRMAFTAINGSVVSARLFNGTETLEHSDLTAMDMASLILRCESYYKDKSKFIEDAVKVSRLGKEKGCEEICAICHDEYQAEDMIGTIECKHSFHPQCIKEWLRRKENCPICRAHAVAI is encoded by the coding sequence ATGTCTTGTTCGTACGCTGTCGTAGACCGAGTATCAAGGACTTTTGTAATCGTAAATGCAACAACTGCTGATCACGTGGATGTATTACTTGAGTTGAAGCCGGACTCATCGGTAACGGTCCATAATTACAATATTGAAGACATTATTAACAGGGTGTGGTACGATGATGGAACTCCTTATAGAATATTGAGAATGGCATTCACAGCTATCAACGGGTCTGTAGTGAGTGCTAGATTATTTAATGGAACTGAAACTCTTGAACACAGTGATCTAACAGCAATGGATATGGCAAGCCTTATATTGCGTTGTGAGTCTTATTATAAAGATAAGTCGAAGTTTATAGAAGACGCGGTGAAAGTAAGTAGATTGGGTAAAGAGAAAGGATGTGAAGAGATTTGTGCAATTTGTCATGATGAATACCAAGCGGAAGATATGATCGGAACAATAGAATGCAAACATAGTTTTCATCCGCAATGTATCAAGGAGTGGTTGAGGAGGAAGGAAAACTGTCCGATTTGCAGGGCTCATGCTGTGGCTATATGA